Proteins encoded by one window of Lactobacillus sp. ESL0684:
- a CDS encoding LysR family transcriptional regulator, protein MNRQLLIILETLENSDSISAAAQKLYLSQPYISRLIKKYENKYNVILVKRSTRPIELTPAGHLLINYLRKDFQLQNQLESEMEEYEQNTFPTLRMGITPPLGENFNLTVLPQLFNKFPNLRTNTVEFSTTNAEKAFKDGQLDLFVGNTVQLPHVENYPLHSDQQILVLDKNSHLYRADRTEILFKPTIFQKLNHEKFIVVDSEIRYQNIINNYFNDIGIQFYPSIHVRDSTTAFKLAALGLGNMTTSIKAIRSSNCKNINYIKLPIDKVCINFSLSISRNRKLGKEITYASNIIKKDFTNKILSL, encoded by the coding sequence ATGAATCGTCAATTACTAATTATCTTAGAAACTCTTGAAAATAGTGACTCTATTTCAGCAGCAGCTCAAAAATTATACTTGAGTCAACCCTATATCAGCCGCTTAATTAAAAAATATGAGAACAAATACAATGTTATCCTTGTCAAAAGGAGCACACGCCCAATTGAATTGACTCCTGCTGGACATCTCCTAATTAATTACTTACGCAAAGATTTTCAATTACAGAATCAGCTTGAAAGTGAGATGGAAGAATACGAACAAAATACTTTTCCAACGTTGCGCATGGGCATTACCCCTCCCTTAGGAGAAAATTTCAACTTAACTGTTTTACCACAATTATTCAATAAATTTCCTAATTTAAGAACAAATACCGTTGAATTTAGTACCACTAACGCGGAAAAGGCCTTTAAAGATGGTCAACTAGATCTATTTGTTGGTAACACAGTACAACTGCCCCATGTAGAAAATTATCCATTGCATTCAGACCAACAAATTTTAGTGTTAGATAAGAATTCACATCTATATCGCGCTGATAGGACAGAGATACTTTTTAAACCAACTATTTTTCAAAAACTAAATCATGAAAAGTTCATTGTTGTTGATAGTGAAATCCGTTATCAAAATATTATCAATAACTATTTTAATGACATTGGCATTCAGTTTTATCCCAGTATTCACGTACGAGATTCAACAACTGCATTCAAACTAGCAGCCTTAGGTTTAGGTAACATGACCACTAGTATCAAGGCCATTAGAAGTTCAAATTGTAAAAATATAAACTATATCAAATTGCCTATAGATAAAGTGTGCATTAACTTTTCTTTATCAATAAGTCGAAATAGAAAACTGGGAAAAGAAATTACCTATGCGAGTAACATTATTAAGAAAGATTTTACCAACAAAATTTTATCTTTATAA
- the araA gene encoding L-arabinose isomerase: MLSIPKYEFWFVSGSQHLYGEETLKEVAENSKKIVAGLNEKGNLPYKIVFKEVLTTADEITKFMKEANYNDNVAGVITWMHTFSPAKNWIRGTQLLQKPLLHFATQYLDYIPYDTMDFDYMNLNQSAHGDREYGYINARLQKHNKVIYGHWQDSEVQRQIADWEDVAVAYDESFKTKICRFGDNMRSVAVTEGDKIQAQIQLGWTVDYYGIGDLVAEMNKIKESEIDDQYADLESKYIMVQGNQSKEEFQATVRYQLKQYIAMKKFLERGGYTAFTSNFEDLHGMEQLQGLSAQLLMRDGYGFAGEGDWKTAGLLRIFKIMTHNTKTAFMEDYTLDLRPGHEAILGSHMLEVDPSIASEKPRVEVHPLDIGGKADPARLVFSGDEGDAIDVTLADFRDNFKLVTYPVDAHKAEKDTPNLPVAKQMWTPKPGLKNGATKWIEAGGGHHTVMSFAATEEQVRDLATLYGVELCDIN, encoded by the coding sequence ATGTTATCAATACCTAAATATGAGTTCTGGTTTGTTTCAGGAAGTCAACACCTATATGGTGAAGAAACTTTAAAAGAAGTGGCAGAAAATTCTAAGAAAATTGTTGCTGGTTTAAATGAAAAGGGCAATTTGCCGTATAAAATTGTCTTCAAAGAAGTCTTAACTACTGCGGATGAAATCACTAAGTTCATGAAGGAAGCTAATTATAATGATAATGTAGCTGGTGTGATTACTTGGATGCATACTTTTTCACCAGCTAAAAACTGGATTCGTGGCACACAATTATTACAGAAACCATTGTTGCACTTTGCTACGCAATATTTAGATTATATTCCGTATGATACCATGGATTTTGACTATATGAACTTGAATCAAAGTGCGCACGGTGATCGAGAATATGGTTATATCAATGCACGTTTGCAGAAGCATAATAAAGTTATTTATGGACACTGGCAAGATTCTGAAGTGCAGAGACAAATTGCTGATTGGGAAGACGTTGCGGTTGCATACGACGAATCATTTAAGACTAAAATTTGCCGCTTCGGTGATAATATGCGTAGTGTGGCTGTTACCGAAGGTGACAAAATTCAAGCACAAATTCAATTGGGGTGGACAGTTGACTACTATGGTATCGGTGATTTAGTTGCTGAAATGAACAAGATAAAAGAGTCAGAAATTGACGACCAATATGCTGACTTAGAGTCAAAATATATTATGGTTCAAGGTAATCAAAGTAAAGAAGAATTTCAAGCAACTGTGCGTTATCAACTGAAACAGTATATTGCTATGAAGAAGTTCCTTGAGCGTGGCGGATATACTGCTTTTACGTCAAACTTTGAAGATTTACATGGTATGGAACAATTACAAGGTTTATCTGCACAATTGCTAATGCGTGATGGTTATGGCTTTGCTGGTGAAGGTGATTGGAAGACTGCTGGTTTATTACGGATTTTTAAGATCATGACCCATAATACTAAGACAGCTTTTATGGAAGACTATACTTTGGATTTGCGTCCAGGCCACGAAGCGATTCTTGGTTCCCACATGCTGGAAGTTGATCCTTCAATTGCCTCTGAAAAGCCACGTGTTGAAGTTCATCCACTTGATATTGGTGGCAAAGCAGATCCTGCACGGCTTGTTTTTTCAGGTGATGAAGGGGATGCAATTGATGTTACTCTCGCAGATTTTCGCGATAACTTTAAGTTGGTAACCTATCCTGTTGATGCTCATAAAGCAGAAAAGGATACACCTAATTTACCTGTTGCTAAACAGATGTGGACTCCAAAACCAGGACTCAAGAATGGAGCGACTAAGTGGATTGAGGCTGGTGGTGGTCACCATACAGTTATGTCGTTTGCAGCAACTGAAGAACAAGTTCGTGATTTAGCAACACTTTATGGTGTTGAGCTATGTGATATTAACTAA